A genome region from Columba livia isolate bColLiv1 breed racing homer chromosome 2, bColLiv1.pat.W.v2, whole genome shotgun sequence includes the following:
- the TRA2A gene encoding transformer-2 protein homolog alpha isoform X5, with amino-acid sequence MSNRRRHTGSRANPDPNTCLGVFGLSLYTTERDLREVFSRYGPLTGVNVVYDQRTGRSRGFAFVYFERIDDSKEAMEHANGMELDGRRIRVDYSITKRAHTPTPGIYMGRPTHSGGGGGGGAGRRRDSYYDRGYDRGYDRYEEYDYRYRRRSPSPYYSRYRSRSRSRSYSPRRY; translated from the exons ATGTCCAACAGGAGAAGGCACACTGGCAGCAGA GCTAATCCAGACCCTAATACGTGTCTTGGAGTGTTTGGTCTCAGTTTGTATACTACTGAGAGAGATCTGCGTGAAGTCTTTTCCCGTTACGGACCTTTGACTGGTGTCAATGTTGTTTATGATCAACGGACTGGACGATCAAGAGGATTTGCTTTCGTTTATTTTGAGAGAATTGATGATTCTAAAGAA GCAATGGAGCATGCAAACGGCATGGAGCTGGATGGCAGGAGGATTCGGGTGGATTACTCGATCACCAAGAGAGCACATACGCCTACCCCAGGCATCTATATGGGCAGGCCAACACA CAGtggaggaggtggtggtggtggagcaGGTCGTCGTCGTGACTCATATTATGACAGGGGGTATGACAGAGGATATGACAGATATGAAGAATATGACTACAGATACCG gagACGATCACCATCGCCTTACTATAGTCGATACCGATCCCGATCAAGATCCCGTTCCTATAGTCCGA ggCGCTACTGA
- the TRA2A gene encoding transformer-2 protein homolog alpha isoform X4 codes for MSDVEENNFEGRESRSQSKSPAGSPARVKSESRSGSRSPSRASKHSESHSRSRSKSRSRSRRHSHRRYTRSRSHSHSHSHRRRSRSRSYTPEYRRRRSRSHSPMSNRRRHTGSRANPDPNTCLGVFGLSLYTTERDLREVFSRYGPLTGVNVVYDQRTGRSRGFAFVYFERIDDSKEAMEHANGMELDGRRIRVDYSITKRAHTPTPGIYMGRPTHSGGGGGGGAGRRRDSYYDRGYDRGYDRYEEYDYRYRRRSPSPYYSRYRSRSRSRSYSPRRY; via the exons GAGTCTCGCTCCCAGTCAAAATCTCCAGCTGGGAGTCCTGCTCGTGTAAAATCGGAGAGCAGGTCAGGATCTCGGAGTCCATCGAGAGCTTCCAAACATTCTGAATCGCACTCTAGGTCAAGATCAAAATCAAG ATCCAGGTCCAGAAGACATTCGCACAGACGTTACACTCGTTCCAGATCCCATTCCCATTCTCATTCCCATAGGAGACGTTCTCGAAGCAGATCATACACGCCAGAATACCGTCGTCGAAGGAGCCGTAGTCATTCTCCAATGTCCAACAGGAGAAGGCACACTGGCAGCAGA GCTAATCCAGACCCTAATACGTGTCTTGGAGTGTTTGGTCTCAGTTTGTATACTACTGAGAGAGATCTGCGTGAAGTCTTTTCCCGTTACGGACCTTTGACTGGTGTCAATGTTGTTTATGATCAACGGACTGGACGATCAAGAGGATTTGCTTTCGTTTATTTTGAGAGAATTGATGATTCTAAAGAA GCAATGGAGCATGCAAACGGCATGGAGCTGGATGGCAGGAGGATTCGGGTGGATTACTCGATCACCAAGAGAGCACATACGCCTACCCCAGGCATCTATATGGGCAGGCCAACACA CAGtggaggaggtggtggtggtggagcaGGTCGTCGTCGTGACTCATATTATGACAGGGGGTATGACAGAGGATATGACAGATATGAAGAATATGACTACAGATACCG gagACGATCACCATCGCCTTACTATAGTCGATACCGATCCCGATCAAGATCCCGTTCCTATAGTCCGA ggCGCTACTGA
- the TRA2A gene encoding transformer-2 protein homolog alpha isoform X2 codes for MSDVEENNFEGRESRSQSKSPAGSPARVKSESRSGSRSPSRASKHSESHSRSRSKSRRRSRSRSYTPEYRRRRSRSHSPMSNRRRHTGSRANPDPNTCLGVFGLSLYTTERDLREVFSRYGPLTGVNVVYDQRTGRSRGFAFVYFERIDDSKEAMEHANGMELDGRRIRVDYSITKRAHTPTPGIYMGRPTHSGGGGGGGAGRRRDSYYDRGYDRGYDRYEEYDYRYRRRSPSPYYSRYRSRSRSRSYSPRRY; via the exons GAGTCTCGCTCCCAGTCAAAATCTCCAGCTGGGAGTCCTGCTCGTGTAAAATCGGAGAGCAGGTCAGGATCTCGGAGTCCATCGAGAGCTTCCAAACATTCTGAATCGCACTCTAGGTCAAGATCAAAATCAAG GAGACGTTCTCGAAGCAGATCATACACGCCAGAATACCGTCGTCGAAGGAGCCGTAGTCATTCTCCAATGTCCAACAGGAGAAGGCACACTGGCAGCAGA GCTAATCCAGACCCTAATACGTGTCTTGGAGTGTTTGGTCTCAGTTTGTATACTACTGAGAGAGATCTGCGTGAAGTCTTTTCCCGTTACGGACCTTTGACTGGTGTCAATGTTGTTTATGATCAACGGACTGGACGATCAAGAGGATTTGCTTTCGTTTATTTTGAGAGAATTGATGATTCTAAAGAA GCAATGGAGCATGCAAACGGCATGGAGCTGGATGGCAGGAGGATTCGGGTGGATTACTCGATCACCAAGAGAGCACATACGCCTACCCCAGGCATCTATATGGGCAGGCCAACACA CAGtggaggaggtggtggtggtggagcaGGTCGTCGTCGTGACTCATATTATGACAGGGGGTATGACAGAGGATATGACAGATATGAAGAATATGACTACAGATACCG gagACGATCACCATCGCCTTACTATAGTCGATACCGATCCCGATCAAGATCCCGTTCCTATAGTCCGA ggCGCTACTGA
- the TRA2A gene encoding transformer-2 protein homolog alpha isoform X3: MSDVEENNFEGRESRSQSKSPAGSPARVKSESRSGSRSPSRASKHSESHSRSRSKSRRRSRSRSYTPEYRRRRSRSHSPMSNRRRHTGSRANPDPNTCLGVFGLSLYTTERDLREVFSRYGPLTGVNVVYDQRTGRSRGFAFVYFERIDDSKEAMEHANGMELDGRRIRVDYSITKRAHTPTPGIYMGRPTHGGGGGGGAGRRRDSYYDRGYDRGYDRYEEYDYRYRRRSPSPYYSRYRSRSRSRSYSPRRY, from the exons GAGTCTCGCTCCCAGTCAAAATCTCCAGCTGGGAGTCCTGCTCGTGTAAAATCGGAGAGCAGGTCAGGATCTCGGAGTCCATCGAGAGCTTCCAAACATTCTGAATCGCACTCTAGGTCAAGATCAAAATCAAG GAGACGTTCTCGAAGCAGATCATACACGCCAGAATACCGTCGTCGAAGGAGCCGTAGTCATTCTCCAATGTCCAACAGGAGAAGGCACACTGGCAGCAGA GCTAATCCAGACCCTAATACGTGTCTTGGAGTGTTTGGTCTCAGTTTGTATACTACTGAGAGAGATCTGCGTGAAGTCTTTTCCCGTTACGGACCTTTGACTGGTGTCAATGTTGTTTATGATCAACGGACTGGACGATCAAGAGGATTTGCTTTCGTTTATTTTGAGAGAATTGATGATTCTAAAGAA GCAATGGAGCATGCAAACGGCATGGAGCTGGATGGCAGGAGGATTCGGGTGGATTACTCGATCACCAAGAGAGCACATACGCCTACCCCAGGCATCTATATGGGCAGGCCAACACA tggaggaggtggtggtggtggagcaGGTCGTCGTCGTGACTCATATTATGACAGGGGGTATGACAGAGGATATGACAGATATGAAGAATATGACTACAGATACCG gagACGATCACCATCGCCTTACTATAGTCGATACCGATCCCGATCAAGATCCCGTTCCTATAGTCCGA ggCGCTACTGA
- the TRA2A gene encoding transformer-2 protein homolog alpha isoform X1: MSDVEENNFEGRESRSQSKSPAGSPARVKSESRSGSRSPSRASKHSESHSRSRSKSRSRSRRHSHRRYTRSRSHSHSHSHRRRSRSRSYTPEYRRRRSRSHSPMSNRRRHTGSRANPDPNTCLGVFGLSLYTTERDLREVFSRYGPLTGVNVVYDQRTGRSRGFAFVYFERIDDSKEAMEHANGMELDGRRIRVDYSITKRAHTPTPGIYMGRPTHGGGGGGGAGRRRDSYYDRGYDRGYDRYEEYDYRYRRRSPSPYYSRYRSRSRSRSYSPRRY; encoded by the exons GAGTCTCGCTCCCAGTCAAAATCTCCAGCTGGGAGTCCTGCTCGTGTAAAATCGGAGAGCAGGTCAGGATCTCGGAGTCCATCGAGAGCTTCCAAACATTCTGAATCGCACTCTAGGTCAAGATCAAAATCAAG ATCCAGGTCCAGAAGACATTCGCACAGACGTTACACTCGTTCCAGATCCCATTCCCATTCTCATTCCCATAGGAGACGTTCTCGAAGCAGATCATACACGCCAGAATACCGTCGTCGAAGGAGCCGTAGTCATTCTCCAATGTCCAACAGGAGAAGGCACACTGGCAGCAGA GCTAATCCAGACCCTAATACGTGTCTTGGAGTGTTTGGTCTCAGTTTGTATACTACTGAGAGAGATCTGCGTGAAGTCTTTTCCCGTTACGGACCTTTGACTGGTGTCAATGTTGTTTATGATCAACGGACTGGACGATCAAGAGGATTTGCTTTCGTTTATTTTGAGAGAATTGATGATTCTAAAGAA GCAATGGAGCATGCAAACGGCATGGAGCTGGATGGCAGGAGGATTCGGGTGGATTACTCGATCACCAAGAGAGCACATACGCCTACCCCAGGCATCTATATGGGCAGGCCAACACA tggaggaggtggtggtggtggagcaGGTCGTCGTCGTGACTCATATTATGACAGGGGGTATGACAGAGGATATGACAGATATGAAGAATATGACTACAGATACCG gagACGATCACCATCGCCTTACTATAGTCGATACCGATCCCGATCAAGATCCCGTTCCTATAGTCCGA ggCGCTACTGA